From Pseudanabaena sp. PCC 6802, one genomic window encodes:
- a CDS encoding NifX-associated nitrogen fixation protein, protein MIATPTQTTATLSEIYDTPFLKELARQIRAQDHYGVYRDWSDELVLKPFIVSREKKRQISVEGDVDPVTKARILAFYRAIAARIEQATGTLSQVVVDLSHEGFGWALVFSGRLLVVTRTLRDAQRFGFDSAEKLAAEGEKLTQAGIAMVESHPEVVRL, encoded by the coding sequence ATGATTGCCACACCTACCCAAACGACAGCAACTTTATCGGAAATTTACGACACGCCATTTCTGAAAGAACTGGCAAGACAGATTCGCGCTCAAGATCATTACGGCGTTTATCGCGACTGGTCGGATGAATTGGTACTCAAGCCTTTTATTGTCAGTCGTGAAAAGAAACGTCAAATTTCTGTTGAGGGCGATGTCGATCCAGTTACCAAGGCAAGGATTTTAGCTTTTTATCGCGCGATCGCTGCCCGCATCGAACAAGCAACTGGCACGTTATCCCAAGTTGTTGTCGATCTAAGCCACGAAGGCTTTGGTTGGGCGCTCGTTTTCAGCGGTCGCCTTCTGGTCGTAACCCGTACGCTCAGAGATGCCCAGCGCTTTGGCTTTGATTCCGCTGAGAAGCTAGCAGCCGAGGGTGAGAAGCTAACCCAAGCTGGTATTGCCATGGTTGAGAGCCATCCTGAAGTTGTCAGACTCTAA
- the nifK gene encoding nitrogenase molybdenum-iron protein subunit beta, giving the protein MAQNVEKIKDHVDLFHQPEYQELFEVKKEFEAKHSPEEIARVAEWTKGWDYREKNFAREALTINPAKACQPLGAIFAASGFEGTLPFVHGSQGCVAYFRTHLTRHFKEPFSAVSSSMTEDAAVFGGLQNMIDGLANAYSLYKPKMIAMCTTCMAEVIGDDLSAFIKTSKEKGSIPEDFPVPFAHTPSFVGSHITGYDNMLKGILTTLTEGKKKETTNGKLNFIPGFDTYVNNNRELKRILSLFGIDNTILAENSTTFDSPNEGEFIMYQGNTTLEEAADSINAEATIALQSYSTTKTRDYINKEWGQKTAVYRPFGIRGTDEFLTALSELTGKPIPRELEIERGKAIDAMTDSQAWIHGKRIALYGDPDLVMGLLSFLLELGGEPVHIVVTNSNPEFEAEAKALLASSPYGQGATVWGGKDLWHMRSLMFTEPVDLLIGNSYGKYLWRDTHTPLARIGYPIFDRHHLHRYPTLGYQGAINLLNWTINTILEELDRKTIVPAKTDISYDLIR; this is encoded by the coding sequence ATGGCTCAGAATGTAGAAAAGATCAAGGATCACGTCGACCTCTTCCATCAACCAGAGTATCAGGAACTATTTGAGGTCAAGAAGGAGTTTGAAGCCAAGCACAGCCCAGAAGAAATAGCACGGGTAGCAGAATGGACAAAGGGTTGGGACTATCGCGAAAAGAATTTTGCTCGCGAAGCCTTAACCATCAACCCAGCTAAAGCCTGTCAGCCCCTGGGAGCAATCTTTGCCGCCTCCGGTTTTGAAGGAACGCTACCCTTCGTACATGGTTCGCAGGGCTGTGTTGCCTACTTCCGCACCCATCTAACCCGCCACTTTAAGGAGCCTTTCTCGGCAGTTTCTTCTTCCATGACTGAAGATGCGGCGGTATTCGGCGGGCTACAAAATATGATTGATGGCTTGGCAAATGCCTACAGCCTCTACAAGCCCAAGATGATTGCCATGTGCACTACATGCATGGCTGAGGTCATCGGCGACGACTTGAGCGCCTTTATCAAGACCTCGAAGGAGAAAGGATCGATTCCTGAAGACTTTCCAGTTCCCTTCGCCCATACACCTAGCTTTGTCGGCTCCCACATCACGGGTTACGACAATATGCTGAAGGGCATTCTCACAACGCTCACGGAAGGTAAAAAGAAAGAGACAACCAACGGCAAGTTGAACTTCATTCCTGGTTTTGACACCTACGTCAACAATAATCGCGAGTTAAAGAGGATTCTGTCGCTGTTTGGTATAGATAACACCATCCTGGCAGAAAACTCGACGACATTCGATTCGCCCAACGAAGGTGAGTTTATCATGTACCAGGGAAATACAACCTTGGAAGAGGCAGCAGATTCGATCAATGCTGAGGCAACGATCGCCTTGCAAAGCTACTCCACCACCAAGACTCGGGATTATATCAATAAAGAGTGGGGGCAGAAGACTGCCGTATATCGCCCCTTTGGCATTCGCGGTACCGATGAATTTTTAACCGCCCTGTCAGAGTTGACTGGCAAGCCAATTCCACGCGAACTGGAAATCGAACGGGGTAAAGCAATAGATGCCATGACCGATTCTCAGGCATGGATTCACGGCAAACGCATTGCCCTTTACGGCGATCCCGACCTGGTCATGGGTCTGTTGAGTTTCCTGCTGGAATTGGGAGGAGAGCCAGTACACATTGTGGTTACAAATTCCAACCCTGAGTTTGAAGCAGAAGCGAAGGCTCTGTTGGCATCCAGTCCTTACGGTCAGGGTGCAACTGTCTGGGGTGGTAAGGATCTGTGGCACATGCGATCGCTCATGTTTACCGAGCCTGTGGATCTGCTGATCGGTAACTCCTACGGTAAGTACCTATGGCGCGATACCCATACACCCCTAGCGCGGATTGGCTATCCCATCTTCGATCGCCATCACCTGCATCGCTATCCCACGCTTGGGTATCAAGGCGCGATCAACCTGCTTAACTGGACTATCAACACGATACTGGAAGAGCTAGATCGCAAAACGATCGTGCCAGCAAAAACAGATATCTCCTACGATCTAATTCGCTAG
- the nifE gene encoding nitrogenase iron-molybdenum cofactor biosynthesis protein NifE produces MKMTAGKIKELLTEPGCSHNHHKHEGGKKNKACQQQAQPGAAQGGCAFDGASIALVPITDAAHLVHGPIACAGNSWGSRGSLSSGSHLYKMGFTTDLSENDVIFGGEKKLYKSILEVQERYQPSAVFVYSTCVTALIGDDLDAVCQAAAQKTGIPVIPVNSPGFIGSKNLGNRVGGEALLEYVVGTVEPEFTTPYDINLIGEYNIAGEMWSVLPLFEKLGIRVLAKITGDGRYRDICASHRAKLNIMICSKALINMARKMEERYGIPYIEESFYGVEDMNRCLRNIALKLGDADLQARTEQLIAEEEAALDRALAPYRARLKGKRVVLYTGGVKSWSIISAAKDLGMEVVATSTKKSTEEDKARIRELLGKDGIMMEKGNAQELLRVVAQTKADMLIAGGRNQYTALKARIPFLDINQERHHPYAGYAGMVEMARELDEALYSPIWAQVRKPAPWEQEAV; encoded by the coding sequence ATGAAAATGACCGCAGGAAAGATTAAGGAATTACTCACAGAGCCAGGTTGTTCGCACAATCACCACAAGCATGAAGGCGGCAAAAAGAATAAGGCTTGCCAACAGCAGGCTCAACCTGGTGCCGCACAGGGTGGCTGCGCTTTCGATGGCGCTTCTATTGCTCTGGTTCCGATTACAGATGCCGCGCATTTAGTCCACGGTCCGATCGCCTGTGCGGGGAATTCCTGGGGCAGTCGGGGTAGTCTCTCGTCCGGGTCTCACCTGTATAAGATGGGATTCACGACAGATTTGAGCGAGAACGACGTTATCTTTGGCGGTGAAAAGAAACTGTACAAGAGTATTCTGGAAGTGCAGGAGCGATATCAACCCAGTGCCGTATTCGTCTATTCCACCTGCGTTACAGCCTTGATCGGTGACGATCTGGATGCGGTTTGTCAGGCTGCGGCTCAGAAAACAGGCATTCCTGTCATTCCCGTGAATTCTCCAGGCTTTATTGGGAGCAAAAACCTGGGCAACCGCGTTGGTGGGGAAGCGCTACTGGAATACGTTGTAGGTACTGTCGAACCTGAATTTACCACCCCCTACGACATCAACCTGATTGGCGAATACAACATTGCGGGAGAAATGTGGAGCGTCCTGCCCTTGTTTGAGAAGCTGGGCATTCGCGTACTGGCAAAAATCACTGGGGACGGGCGCTATCGGGACATTTGCGCTTCCCATCGTGCCAAACTCAATATTATGATCTGCTCGAAAGCGCTGATCAATATGGCGAGGAAGATGGAAGAACGCTACGGCATTCCCTACATCGAAGAGTCATTCTACGGTGTTGAAGATATGAATCGCTGTCTGCGCAATATCGCCCTAAAACTTGGCGATGCCGATTTGCAAGCACGCACGGAGCAGTTGATCGCAGAGGAAGAGGCTGCCCTCGATCGCGCTTTAGCTCCCTATCGAGCCAGACTCAAAGGCAAGCGAGTGGTACTGTATACGGGTGGTGTCAAAAGCTGGTCGATTATCTCAGCCGCGAAGGATCTGGGTATGGAAGTGGTGGCTACCAGTACCAAGAAAAGTACGGAAGAAGACAAAGCTCGCATTCGAGAGTTGCTAGGCAAAGACGGCATCATGATGGAAAAAGGCAACGCCCAAGAGCTATTGCGAGTGGTGGCACAGACCAAAGCCGATATGCTGATCGCTGGCGGTCGCAACCAGTATACCGCCCTGAAAGCACGCATTCCTTTCCTCGACATCAATCAAGAACGCCACCATCCCTACGCTGGCTATGCTGGCATGGTGGAGATGGCGAGAGAACTCGACGAGGCTCTCTATAGCCCCATATGGGCACAAGTTCGCAAACCAGCACCGTGGGAACAGGAGGCGGTCTAA
- the nifS gene encoding cysteine desulfurase NifS — protein sequence MSVIYLDNNATTRVDDDVLEAMLPYLIRYYGNPSSMHTFGGQVGRVVSEARSQVAALIGAEPSEIVFTSCGSESNNAAIRAALAANPNKRHIVTTQVEHASVLNLCKLLEKQGYTVTYLSVDEKGQLDLAELEASLTGNTALVSIMYANNETGVIFPIEQVGQIVKERGILFHVDAVQAVGKIPLDMKTSTVDILAFSGHKLHAPKGIGALYLRRGVRFRPLLVGGHQERGRRAGTENVAGIVALGKAAELATSYLWDIDREGRLRDRLEQGLLATIPNCQVNGHPTQRLPNTTNIGFKYIEGEAVLLSLDKYRICASSGSACTSGSLEPSHVLRALGLPYTILHGSIRFSLSRYTTAEEIDTVLEVMPQIVDRLRALSPFNSDEAEWLQDRGQALVLQ from the coding sequence ATGAGCGTGATTTATCTCGATAACAACGCCACTACGAGAGTGGACGATGACGTACTAGAGGCAATGTTGCCGTACTTGATCCGTTACTATGGCAATCCTTCCAGCATGCATACCTTCGGTGGGCAAGTTGGTCGAGTAGTGAGTGAGGCGCGATCTCAGGTTGCAGCTCTCATCGGTGCCGAACCATCGGAGATCGTGTTTACCAGTTGCGGTTCGGAAAGCAATAATGCCGCGATTCGCGCTGCATTAGCTGCTAATCCCAACAAGCGACATATTGTAACCACACAAGTGGAGCACGCTTCCGTACTCAATCTCTGCAAGCTTCTAGAAAAGCAGGGCTATACTGTCACCTATCTCTCAGTAGATGAGAAAGGACAGCTAGATTTAGCAGAGCTAGAAGCCTCCCTCACGGGAAATACTGCTCTCGTTTCCATCATGTACGCCAACAATGAAACAGGTGTGATTTTTCCCATCGAGCAAGTAGGGCAAATAGTCAAAGAACGCGGCATCCTCTTTCATGTCGATGCCGTGCAGGCAGTAGGGAAAATCCCCCTGGACATGAAAACCAGTACGGTTGATATACTAGCGTTTTCAGGCCACAAGCTCCACGCTCCTAAAGGTATTGGGGCTCTGTACTTGCGCCGTGGTGTGAGATTCCGTCCCCTACTTGTAGGCGGCCATCAGGAGAGAGGTAGAAGAGCAGGTACGGAGAACGTTGCGGGTATCGTTGCTTTGGGTAAAGCAGCAGAACTGGCAACTTCCTATCTCTGGGATATCGATCGCGAAGGAAGGTTGCGCGATCGCCTCGAACAAGGTCTTCTCGCTACCATTCCTAACTGTCAGGTTAACGGGCATCCCACGCAGAGACTGCCAAATACTACCAACATTGGCTTCAAGTATATTGAAGGAGAAGCAGTACTGCTGTCGCTAGATAAATACCGGATCTGTGCTTCTTCTGGTTCAGCTTGTACTTCGGGTTCTCTAGAGCCTTCCCACGTCCTCAGAGCATTGGGATTGCCATACACCATCCTGCATGGTTCTATTCGTTTCAGTCTCTCTCGCTATACCACAGCCGAAGAGATCGATACAGTCTTAGAGGTGATGCCTCAGATCGTCGATCGCCTGCGCGCCCTCTCTCCATTCAATAGCGATGAAGCAGAGTGGCTGCAAGATCGAGGGCAAGCTCTAGTACTCCAGTAA
- the nifX gene encoding nitrogen fixation protein NifX produces the protein MKIAFTTEDGIHINAHFGWAKQIAVYEVTAERYEFLETLEFAGDLQEDGNEDKLLPKLEALAGCTIVYVSAIGGSAAARLINKRITPIKAPSENDRITDVLDKMVQTLKGSPPPWLRKALQQQKTSNFEEELEKELV, from the coding sequence ATGAAAATTGCATTTACTACAGAAGACGGAATTCATATCAATGCCCACTTTGGCTGGGCAAAGCAAATTGCAGTTTACGAAGTAACTGCCGAAAGATACGAATTCCTGGAGACCTTAGAATTCGCTGGCGATCTGCAAGAGGATGGGAATGAAGATAAGCTACTTCCTAAGCTAGAGGCTTTGGCCGGTTGCACGATCGTTTACGTCTCCGCGATCGGTGGTAGTGCCGCAGCCCGCCTGATTAACAAGCGCATCACGCCTATCAAAGCACCATCGGAAAACGATCGCATTACCGATGTCCTTGACAAAATGGTGCAGACACTGAAGGGCAGCCCACCACCCTGGCTGCGTAAAGCCCTTCAGCAACAGAAGACATCAAATTTTGAAGAAGAACTGGAGAAAGAACTAGTATGA
- a CDS encoding Mo-dependent nitrogenase C-terminal domain-containing protein, producing the protein MADIPLLQFQYRLPQVIEAIRDPLFPIRNWMNGIAIKDAKTARLICQIVPSRCPFERDVSIFGRTIHIPALCRINPLYEEVVALRLRSITYLSEECGENVTQYIT; encoded by the coding sequence ATGGCAGATATCCCTCTCTTACAGTTCCAATACCGATTGCCTCAGGTAATCGAAGCAATCCGCGATCCTCTATTCCCCATACGCAATTGGATGAATGGTATAGCAATTAAGGATGCAAAAACTGCCCGCCTGATTTGTCAGATCGTCCCTTCTCGTTGCCCCTTTGAAAGGGACGTTAGCATATTCGGTCGTACGATTCATATCCCAGCTCTTTGCCGGATTAATCCCCTTTATGAAGAAGTTGTGGCGTTGCGCCTGCGCAGCATAACCTATCTCTCAGAGGAATGTGGAGAGAATGTTACGCAATACATCACTTAA
- the nifD gene encoding nitrogenase molybdenum-iron protein alpha chain — protein sequence MTLNIDEKKAVIKEVLEAYPEKSAKKREKHLNVYEEGKSDCGVKSNIKSLPGVMTTRGCAYAGAKGVVWGPVKDMIHLSHGPVGCGYYSWSGRRNYYIGTTGVDTFGTMQFTSDFQERDIVFGGDKKLAKLLIEMEELFPLNKGITIESECPVGLIGDDIEAVSKKASKEIGKPVVPVRCEGFRGVSQSLGHHIANDTVRDWVLPIADKMAKDGSLNFEPGPYDVAVIGDYNIGGDAWSSRILLEEMGLRVVSQFSGDGTLNEVLLTPQVKLNLIHCYRSMNYICRHMEETYGIPWLEFNFFGPTHIAESLRAIAAKFDEKIQEGAERVIAKYQAQSDAIIAKYLPRLEGKTVMLMVGGLRPRHVIPAFKDLGMKVIGTGYEFGHNDDYKRTAEYVDDGTIIYDDVSGYEFEDFAKKLKPDLIAAGIKEKYVFQKMALPFRQMHSWDYSGPYHGYDGFAIFARDMDLALNSPTWGLVKAPWKKAEAAA from the coding sequence ATGACATTGAATATTGATGAAAAGAAAGCGGTTATTAAGGAAGTCTTAGAGGCTTATCCTGAGAAGAGTGCTAAGAAGCGAGAAAAGCACCTGAACGTCTATGAAGAGGGAAAATCCGACTGTGGTGTTAAGTCCAATATCAAATCGCTGCCAGGCGTGATGACTACCCGTGGCTGTGCCTACGCTGGTGCGAAAGGTGTGGTTTGGGGGCCTGTTAAAGACATGATTCACCTCAGTCACGGACCTGTGGGATGTGGCTACTACTCCTGGTCTGGTCGTCGCAACTACTACATCGGCACCACAGGCGTTGATACATTCGGTACGATGCAATTTACCTCTGACTTCCAAGAACGCGACATTGTCTTTGGCGGCGATAAGAAACTAGCTAAGCTGCTTATCGAAATGGAAGAACTCTTCCCTCTCAACAAAGGCATCACAATTGAATCAGAATGTCCCGTTGGTCTGATCGGCGATGATATCGAAGCTGTATCCAAGAAAGCCAGCAAAGAAATTGGCAAGCCCGTCGTACCCGTACGTTGTGAAGGTTTCCGTGGTGTTTCCCAATCGCTCGGACACCACATTGCTAACGACACGGTGCGCGACTGGGTACTTCCGATCGCCGATAAAATGGCAAAAGACGGATCGCTCAACTTTGAACCTGGCCCCTACGACGTAGCAGTAATCGGCGATTATAATATCGGTGGTGATGCCTGGTCTTCTCGCATCTTGCTGGAAGAAATGGGATTGCGCGTCGTGTCACAATTCTCAGGTGATGGCACTCTAAACGAAGTGCTACTTACACCGCAGGTGAAACTCAACCTCATCCACTGCTATCGGTCGATGAATTACATCTGCCGTCACATGGAGGAAACCTACGGTATTCCCTGGTTGGAGTTTAACTTCTTCGGGCCTACTCACATTGCAGAGTCACTGCGAGCGATCGCCGCTAAATTTGACGAGAAGATCCAAGAAGGAGCCGAACGAGTAATTGCTAAATACCAAGCCCAGAGTGATGCCATCATTGCCAAGTATCTCCCTCGTTTGGAAGGCAAGACCGTGATGTTGATGGTTGGTGGCTTGCGCCCGCGTCACGTCATCCCAGCCTTTAAGGACTTAGGGATGAAGGTGATTGGAACTGGTTACGAATTTGGGCACAATGACGACTACAAGCGCACTGCCGAATACGTAGATGATGGCACGATCATTTACGATGACGTTTCTGGTTACGAATTTGAAGATTTCGCCAAGAAACTGAAACCAGACCTGATTGCTGCTGGCATTAAAGAAAAGTACGTCTTCCAAAAGATGGCTCTACCATTCCGCCAGATGCACTCCTGGGATTATTCCGGCCCTTATCACGGCTACGATGGTTTTGCCATCTTCGCCAGGGATATGGATTTAGCCCTGAACAGCCCTACCTGGGGTTTGGTCAAGGCTCCGTGGAAGAAAGCCGAAGCAGCCGCATAG
- the nifH gene encoding nitrogenase iron protein, with translation MRQIAFYGKGGIGKSTTSQNTIAGLAEQGERIMIVGCDPKADSTRLMLHSKAQTTILHLAAERGAVEDLEIEEVLLTGYKGVRCVESGGPEPGVGCAGRGIITAINFLEENGAYEDLDFVSYDVLGDVVCGGFAMPIREGKAQEIYIVTSGEMMAMYAANNIARGILKYAHSGGVRLGGLICNSRKVDREVELIETLAKRLNTQMIHFVPRDNVVQHAELRRMTVIEYNPTHSQADEYRTLAKKIKENTNLTIPTPISMDELEELLVEFGILGDDKEFEHLVGKTAAEVAVV, from the coding sequence TTGCGTCAAATCGCATTCTACGGTAAAGGTGGTATCGGCAAGTCCACAACCTCCCAAAATACAATCGCTGGTCTAGCTGAACAAGGCGAGCGCATCATGATTGTAGGCTGCGACCCGAAAGCAGATTCCACCCGTTTGATGTTACACAGTAAAGCGCAAACCACAATTCTTCACTTAGCAGCCGAACGCGGTGCTGTAGAAGATTTGGAAATTGAAGAAGTACTGTTAACTGGTTACAAGGGAGTCCGCTGCGTTGAATCTGGCGGTCCAGAACCAGGGGTTGGCTGTGCCGGTCGTGGGATCATCACTGCCATTAACTTCCTTGAAGAAAATGGTGCCTACGAAGATCTTGACTTCGTCAGCTATGACGTATTGGGCGACGTTGTTTGCGGTGGATTTGCCATGCCAATCCGCGAAGGAAAAGCTCAAGAAATCTACATTGTCACCTCTGGTGAAATGATGGCAATGTATGCAGCCAACAACATTGCCCGAGGCATTCTCAAATACGCTCACTCTGGTGGCGTGCGCTTGGGCGGTCTCATCTGCAACAGCCGCAAAGTCGATCGAGAAGTCGAATTAATCGAAACCCTGGCGAAGCGTCTGAACACGCAAATGATCCACTTCGTCCCACGCGACAACGTGGTGCAACATGCAGAGCTGCGTCGCATGACTGTGATTGAATACAATCCCACCCACTCACAGGCAGACGAATATCGCACGCTTGCCAAGAAAATCAAGGAAAACACGAATCTCACCATTCCGACTCCTATCTCTATGGATGAATTGGAAGAGCTACTTGTGGAATTCGGTATCCTTGGCGATGACAAGGAATTCGAGCATCTAGTTGGCAAGACAGCAGCAGAAGTTGCAGTTGTCTAG
- the nifU gene encoding Fe-S cluster assembly protein NifU: MWDYTEKVMDFFYNPKNQGLFEGEPESGVKIVTGEVGSIACGDALRLHLKVDEATNIILDARFQTFGCASAIASSSALTELVKGKTLDEALKITNRQIAEALGGLPEEKMHCSVMGQEALEAAIFTYRGIPLDTHEDDDGALVCTCFGISETKIKRVIAENNLTVAEQVTNYVKAGGGCGSCLADIDDLIAAVQMESLQIEQERQNLTVAYRAEKEGEGAVLTRVAPPLTTIQKISLIQKVIQEEVRPLLVADGGDVELYDVEGDRVKVILKGACGSCPSSTATLKGAIEARLQERVLPTLVVEAV, encoded by the coding sequence ATGTGGGACTATACTGAGAAAGTAATGGATTTCTTCTACAATCCCAAAAACCAGGGGTTGTTCGAGGGAGAACCCGAATCTGGCGTAAAAATCGTAACTGGCGAGGTGGGTAGCATAGCCTGCGGCGATGCGCTCAGATTGCACCTTAAAGTTGATGAAGCCACAAACATCATTCTCGACGCGCGCTTTCAAACCTTTGGCTGTGCTAGCGCGATCGCGTCCTCTTCCGCTCTAACCGAATTAGTGAAAGGCAAAACCTTGGATGAAGCCCTCAAAATCACAAATCGGCAAATAGCTGAAGCTTTAGGCGGATTGCCAGAAGAGAAAATGCACTGTTCGGTGATGGGACAGGAAGCTTTGGAAGCAGCGATCTTTACCTATCGCGGCATCCCTCTCGATACCCATGAGGACGATGATGGTGCCCTGGTCTGTACCTGCTTTGGCATTAGCGAAACTAAGATTAAGCGCGTTATTGCAGAGAACAACCTGACTGTTGCCGAGCAGGTGACAAATTATGTCAAAGCAGGTGGAGGTTGCGGATCTTGCCTGGCTGATATTGACGATCTAATTGCAGCAGTGCAGATGGAGTCATTACAGATAGAGCAAGAAAGGCAGAATCTAACTGTGGCCTATAGAGCAGAGAAAGAAGGTGAGGGAGCAGTTCTAACCAGAGTTGCGCCTCCTCTAACCACAATCCAGAAGATCTCTCTGATCCAGAAGGTCATACAAGAGGAAGTGCGTCCTCTCCTGGTTGCCGATGGTGGCGATGTGGAACTCTACGATGTAGAGGGCGATCGCGTCAAAGTGATTCTCAAAGGTGCCTGTGGTTCCTGTCCTAGCAGCACGGCAACTCTGAAAGGCGCGATCGAAGCTCGATTGCAGGAGCGAGTCCTGCCCACTCTAGTAGTTGAAGCTGTTTAA
- the nifN gene encoding nitrogenase iron-molybdenum cofactor biosynthesis protein NifN, with amino-acid sequence MATVTSHKKSVAINPLKLSQPLGASLAFLGLKGMMPLFHGSQGCTAFAKVTLVRHFREAIPMSTTAMTEVTTILGGEDNIEQAILTLVAKAKPEIIGLCTTGLTETRGDDMDGILKSIRGRHPELDELPIIFVSTPDFKGALQEGFAAAVESMVRSLPEAGEINHGQVSILAGSQFTPGDLQEIKDIVTDFGLVPVVVPDLSGSLDGHLGENFSATTTGGTTLAQLRSLGQSAFTLALGDSMRPAAEILQQRFGTPYEVLSQLTGLEATDNLIAQLLRLNQIGVPEKYCRQRRQLQDAMLDAHFYFGRKRVALALESDQLATMTHWLTSMGAKIQTAIVPTRSPLLEKLPIETVTVGDLGDFEDLAAGADLLITNSHGAEISRRLDIPLYRMGIPIHDRLGNGQRCTVGYRGTVQILFDIGNLLLEREEAMAKH; translated from the coding sequence ATGGCTACAGTTACCAGTCACAAAAAGTCAGTTGCTATTAATCCGCTCAAACTCAGCCAACCCCTGGGAGCTTCTCTGGCATTCTTGGGATTAAAAGGTATGATGCCGCTGTTTCATGGCTCGCAAGGGTGTACTGCCTTCGCTAAAGTAACCCTGGTGCGGCACTTCCGCGAAGCAATTCCCATGTCTACTACCGCCATGACGGAAGTAACGACTATCCTGGGCGGCGAAGATAATATCGAGCAAGCTATTCTAACTCTAGTTGCCAAGGCGAAACCGGAAATCATCGGTTTGTGTACGACCGGACTGACGGAGACGAGAGGCGATGACATGGATGGCATATTGAAGAGCATTCGCGGTCGCCACCCCGAGTTAGACGAGCTACCAATTATCTTCGTTTCTACACCCGACTTTAAAGGGGCGTTGCAAGAAGGTTTCGCCGCTGCTGTAGAAAGCATGGTGCGATCGCTGCCCGAGGCAGGAGAAATTAATCACGGTCAGGTGTCGATTCTAGCAGGCTCTCAATTTACCCCTGGCGATCTCCAGGAAATCAAAGATATCGTGACGGACTTCGGTCTCGTGCCTGTTGTAGTTCCCGATCTGTCCGGTTCCTTAGACGGTCATTTAGGCGAAAACTTCAGCGCGACGACCACGGGCGGCACGACTCTGGCTCAACTTCGCAGTTTGGGACAGTCGGCATTTACGCTGGCACTGGGCGATAGCATGCGACCCGCAGCGGAAATCCTGCAACAACGGTTTGGCACGCCCTACGAGGTGCTGTCGCAGCTAACGGGATTGGAAGCGACGGATAATCTGATCGCGCAGTTATTACGACTGAATCAGATCGGCGTGCCTGAGAAATACTGTCGCCAGCGCCGCCAACTGCAAGATGCCATGCTGGACGCGCACTTCTATTTTGGTCGCAAGCGCGTAGCTCTGGCACTGGAATCAGACCAGCTTGCGACCATGACCCACTGGCTGACTTCGATGGGAGCAAAAATTCAGACTGCCATCGTGCCAACGCGATCGCCCTTACTCGAAAAACTCCCAATAGAAACAGTTACTGTTGGCGATTTGGGAGATTTTGAGGATCTGGCGGCAGGAGCGGATTTGCTGATTACTAATTCGCACGGTGCGGAGATATCGCGAAGGCTAGATATCCCATTGTATCGAATGGGCATACCCATCCACGATCGCTTGGGCAACGGCCAGCGCTGTACTGTGGGCTATCGCGGCACGGTACAGATTCTATTCGATATCGGCAATCTTTTATTAGAAAGAGAGGAGGCGATGGCAAAGCATTGA